In Marmota flaviventris isolate mMarFla1 chromosome 15, mMarFla1.hap1, whole genome shotgun sequence, a single window of DNA contains:
- the Rhpn1 gene encoding rhophilin-1: MILEERPDGQGAGEDSAQLQAAGGVRKVSDPMAQTQHSWLQSHRARISQQISKELRMRTGAENLYRATSNDRVRETVALELSYVNSNLQLLKEELEGLSSGPDTHQPEGEGVTVPMIPLGLKETTELDWATPLKELISGHFGEDGASYEAEIRELEDLRQAMRTPSRDDAGLKLLAAYYSQLCFLEGRFFSPARSLGLIFHWYDSLTGVPAQQRALAFEKGSVLFNIGALHTQIGARQDRSCAAGARRAAQAFQLAAGAFSLLRENFSQAPSPDMSTTCLSTLERLMATQAQECVFEGLSLPALAVPHDCLAQLHLAQEAAQVAAEYRLVHQAMAQPPVQDYVPASWTTLVHVKAEHFHALAHYHAATALCDGSLAAEGELPAYEQVFQPPTPGEPHSPTLPQQPEERRKLAKAHLKRAILGQEEALRLHASCRVLRKVDLLQAVVAQALRHSLAKYSELEREDDFFEAAEAPDIQPKTHQKSEVRVPSLSFMKVADIFHRLGPLPVFSAKNRWQLVGPIHLTRGEGGFGFTLRGDSPVLIAAVVPGGQAAAAGLQQGDYIVSVNGQPCKWWRHADVVAQLREAGAAGVSLQVASLLPRHEPRSTGDHQPALLGPGRLPRSQRACGFEMPAPPRASPQPLLVWSRRAKQGKPGGRPPPCTGGDCGTCP; encoded by the exons AGCCACCAGCAATGACCGGGTCAGAGAGACAGTCGCCTTGGAGCTGAGCTACGTCAACTCCAACCTGCAGCTGCTGAAGGAGGAGCTGGAGGGGCTCAGCAGTGGCCCAGACACGCACCAGCCTGAGGG CGAAGGTGTCACTGTCCCCATGATACCCCTGGGCCTAAAGGAGACCACGGAATTGGACTGGGCCACCCCGCTGAAG GAGCTGATTTCAGGGCACTTTGGAGAGGACGGTGCCTCCTATGAGGCGGAGATCAGGGAGCTGGAGGACCTGCGGCAG GCCATGCGGACCCCCAGCCGAGATGATGCGGGCCTGAAGCTGCTCGCAGCCTACTACAGCCAGCTCTGCTTCCTGGAGGGACGCTTTTTCAGCCCTGCCCGGAGCCTCGGGCTGATCTTCCACTG GTACGACTCTCTCACGGGGGTCCCTGCACAGCAGAGGGCCCTGGCGTTTGAGAAGGGCAGCGTGCTGTTCAACATCGGGGCCCTGCACACGCAGATCGGGGCACGCCAGGACCGCTCCTGTGCGGCGGGTGCCCGCCGGGCCGCTCAGGCCTTCCAGCTGGCTGCTG GggccttcagcctcctgagggagAACTTCTCCCAGGCACCGAGCCCAGACATGAGCACCACCTGCCTCTCCACGCTGGAGCGACTCATGGCCACCCAGGCCCAGGAGTGTGTCTTTGAAGGCCTTTCACTGCCAGCCCTGGCCGTCCCCCACGACTGCCTGGCTCAGCTGCACCTGGCTCAGGAGGCAGCCCAG GTGGCAGCTGAGTACAGGCTTGTGCACCAGGCCATGGCCCAGCCCCCTGTCCAGGACTACGTGCCTGCCTCCTGGACCACCCTGGTGCACGTCAAGGCTGAACATTTCCACGCCCTGGCCCACTATCACGCGGCCACAGCCCTCTGTGACGGCTCCT TGGCGGCTGAAGGAGAGCTCCCCGCGTATGAGCAGGTCTTCCAGCCCCCAACCCCTGGCGAGCCCCACAGCCCGACGCTGCCCCAGCAACCCGAGGAGCGCAGAAAGCTTG CCAAGGCCCACCTGAAGCGCGCCATTCTGGGCCAGGAGGAGGCGCTGAGGCTGCATGCTTCATGCCGTGTCCTGCGCAAGGTGGACCTGCTGCAGGCTGTGGTGGCCCAGGCACTGAGGCACTCGTTGGCCAAGTACTCGGAGCTCGAGCGCGAGGATGACTTCTTTGAGGCCGCTGAGGCCCCAGACATCCAGC CCAAGACCCACCAGAAGTCCGAGGTCAGGGTGCCCAGCCTGTCCTTCATGAAGGTGGCCGACATCTTTCACCGTCTG GGACCCCTGCCCGTGTTCTCAGCCAAGAATCGGTGGCAACTGGTGGGGCCCATCCACCTGACCCGGGGAGAGGGCGGCTTCGGCTTCACGCTTCGGGGAGACTCCCCCGTCCTTATTGCTGCTGTGGTTCCTGGCGGGCAAGCTGCG GCAGCTGGCCTCCAGCAGGGTGACTACATCGTGTCCGTGAACGGGCAGCCCTGCAAGTGGTGGAGGCACGCGGACGTCGTGGCGCAGCTGAGGGAGGCGGGCGCGGCGGGCGTGAGTCTGCAGGTGGCTTCACTGCTGCCCAGACATGAGCCACGCAGCACA GGGGACCACCAGCCAGCTCTGCTGGGCCCAGGGAGGCTTCCGAGGAGCCAGAGAGCGTGCGGTTTCGAGATGCCAGCACCCCCCCGTGCcagtccccagcccctccttgtcTGGAGCCGCAGGGCCAAGCAGGGCAAGCCCGGGGGCCGCCCCCCACCCTGCACTGGTGGGGACTGTGGCACCTGTCCCTGA